CTTCCTAACAATAGTAATATTATTTTGGCTGCTGAACAGTCTGCTGATCTAGTGGATGCCTCTGTTACAGTTATTCCTACTAAAAATGTACCACAGGCGATGACCGCTTTATTGCATTTTAATCCTGATGTAAGCATTGATGTGAATCAGAAGCGAATGCTTGATGCGAAAAATCATATTAAATCTGGACAGGTTACGTTTGCTGTCCGAGATACAGAGATTGATGGTGTTCAGATTCGTAAGGATGACTTCATGGGGATTTTCGATGGGAAAATTGTGACCACAGCTCCTGATGCTGACACAACCGTAAAGCAGCTTCTAGAGAAAATGATTGATGATGAAAGCGAAGTTGTCACTGTGATTATTGGTGATGGTGTTGAGGAGGATCAAGCTGAGACTCTTGTGGATGAGCTAGAAGGACAGTTTGATCACGTGGAAATTGAGGTTCATCAAGGTGGACAGCCACTTTATGCTTATATTGTCTCTGTCGAATAAACAAAGTTCGTAGTATAATAGTAAGTAGTAGTAACATTCCTATTTGAGTAGAATAGGAATGTTTGCTATGTGTGCATGTTTATTTATAATTAGGGTAAAAGAGTGGCAGAAGCAGTACAAGTAATGCTTAATTATCATATATTAATTATGATCAGAAGGTGGTGGCTCCATTGAAATATAGAACGGTTTTTGACATTATCGGCCCAATAATGATTGGTCCTTCTAGCTCTCATACAGCTGGTGCAGCAAGAATAGGAAAAGTGGCTAGAAATATCTTTGGTCGAAAGCCTGAGCGGGCAGAGATTACGTTTTATGGTTCTTTTGCTCAGACGTATAAGGGGCATGGTACAGAGGTAGCAACGATAGGAGGAATCCTAGATCTAGATACACATGATGAAGGAATAATCCGAGCTAAGGAGTTAGCCCAGGAACAAGGTATAGATATCAGTGTAAAAACGAGTGAAGAAGAAACAGAGCATCCGAATACAGCGAAGATTAAGCTATTCGATCAGCAAGGAGATATTGAAATAGTAGGAATCTCTATTGGTGGTGGAAATATTGAAATTATTTCTATGAATGGCTTTAATCTTAGACTATCAGGGCATCACCCTGCGTTACTTGTTCTACACGAGGATCGCTACGGGATGATCGCAGCCGTATCAAACATTTTAAGTAAATATCAGGTGAACATCGGCCATATGGAGGTAGCCCGGAAATCAAAGGGCTCTGAAGCTTTAATGGCTATCGAATCAGATCAACAGATTCCCGATGAATTGCTAGAAGAAATTAGACAAATCCCATTTATTCTTACTGTGACAAGATTGCAGGCATAATGGTGCATACTAGAGAAAGGAGGCTATTTCAATGAAAACATTTAAAAATGTCGCAGAGCTATTAACCATATGCCAAGAGGAGCAGAAGAAGATTGCTGATGTGATGATTGAGCAGGAAATTGAGATTTCTGGAAAGTCTAGAGAGGAAATCTGGACACAGATGGAAAAGGCCTTTGAGATCATGGAAAAGGCTGTACACCGTGGAATTACGGAGGATGTGCGCTCTCATAGCGGACTTACAGGGGGAGCGGGCAAAAAGCTCCAAGAGTATATTGCGACTGGAAACTTTCTTTCGGGAGAGACCGTATTAGATGCGGTTAGTAAAGCGATGGCTACCAATGAAGTGAATGCAGCAATGGGAACGATTTGTGCCACACCTACGGCAGGAGCTGCAGGTATCGTACCGGGCTGTTTATTCAGTGTTTCTCAAAAGTTGAATGCAACAAGAGAACAGCAAATTGAGTTTCTATTTACCTCTGGAGCTATTGGCTATGTGATTGCCAATAATGCGTTTATTGCAGGGGCTACAGGAGGTTGTCAAGCTGAGACAGGCTCTGCCTCTGCTATGGCAGCAGCAGCTATTGTAGAGATGGCTGGCGGAACACCAGAGCAATCTTCACATGCGATGGCGATTGCCCTTCAGAATATGCTCGGTTTAGTTTGTGATCCAGTTGCCGGATTAGTGGAAGTACCTTGTGTAAAAAGAAACGCAATTGGTGCATCAATTGCCATGGTTGCAGCAGACATGGCTTTAGCTGGTATAACCTTTATTATTCCAGCCGATGAGGTTATTGATGCGATGTATAAGATCGGAAAGGTTATGCCTCATACATTAAAAGAAACCGCATTGGGGGGATTGGCAGCCACACCAACCGGAAAAGCCCTTGAAGCTAAAGTGTTTGGTGCGAAGCCGAATTGATGTGAAACATCCATTACAGCAGTCCATTACAACATTACAAGGTGTAGGAGAGGAGCGCGCAAGCGACCTCTCCTTATTAGGTGTCCGTACAATCAGTGATTTGCTTCAATACTTTCCCTATAAGCATGAGGATCGCCGGATAAGAGACCTAACAGAAGTGGGACACGAGGAGAAGGTAACCATAGAAGGTCAGATTCACAGTGAGCCTGCTGTGCGTTTTTATGGTCGTAAAAAGTCCAGAATGACCGTCCGTGTGTTAGTGGACAATAGATATTTAGTTACATGTATTCTCTTTAATCGCCATTTTGCCAAGAAGCAATTTACTATAGGGAAAACCGCCTTTTTTACAGGGAAGCTGGACAAGCATAGAATGCAGCTAACCGTACAGGATTACTCTTTTCAGCCTAAGCGTCAGCCTGATGCTGAGCAGGATGCAGGGGGAATTGTTCCCGTGTACACGGTAGGTGAGCATGTTTCAACGAAGTTTTTACATAAGTTAATCGAGCAAGCTCTTCAAAAGTATCAAGATCATATTGTGGAAATCTTGCCTAATGCCCTTATTCAGAAATATAAGCTTATGGAAAGAAGAAATGCGATAAAAGCCATCCATTTACCTCAGGATATGGATGAGTTCAAGCTGGCGAAAAGAAGGATGATTTATGAGGAGTTCTTTTTGTTCCAGTTAAAAATGCACGCTCTACGTCGTACAAAGCGTGAGCAAATTGAAGGGGTAGCTCATCAGATTGATACAGAACAAATTCAGCATTTTCTAAGCAGTCTCCCCTACAAGCTGACCAATGCACAGCAAAACGCTTTACAGGACATTACCAAGGATATGACCTCAACAAGCGCTATGAACCGTCTTTTGCAGGGGGATGTAGGTTCAGGGAAAACGGCAGTTGCTGCTATTGCTTTGTATGCCTCCAATACAGCAGGCTGTCAGGGAGCAATTATGGTTCCTACCGAAATTCTAGCCGAGCAGCATTATCAGTCGATGCAGAGTTTTTTCAAGGATACCTCTGTACAAATTGCTCTGCTAACGGGAAGCAGTAAGGCGAAGGAAAGACGGGAAATCCTTGCTGGCCTTCAAATGGGACTAATCGATATTGTGATTGGGACACACGCCTTAATTCAAGACACGGTTGTATTCTCAAAGCTTGGATTAGTTGTCATCGACGAGCAGCATCGCTTTGGGGTAGAACAGCGGCGTAAATTGCGTCAAAAAGGGACCTCTCCAGATGTTCTATTTATGACAGCTACTCCTATTCCTAGAACTCTTGCCATCACAGCCTTTGGTGATATGGATGTATCTGTGATTGATGAGCTACCAGCGGGCCGGAAACGGATTGAGACATATTGGGTGAAGCCGGATATGTTTGATCGTGCTCTAGATTTTATTAGGAAAGAGCTGGCGGCAGGTAGACAGGCGTATTTCATTTGTCCGTTAATTGAAGAATCGGAAAAGCTTGATGTACAAAATGCGATTGATGTTCATGCACAGCTTACCCAAGCGTTACCACAGTTTAAGGTGGCTCTTTTACATGGCAGACTACATAGTGATGAAAAAGAAACAGTAATGAGAGAGTTTTCTCAGAATGAGGCGCAGCTATTGGTTTCAACAACAGTTGTTGAGGTTGGAGTTAATGTACCCAATGCGACGTTAATGATTGTTCAGGATGCCGATCGATTTGGCTTATCTCAGCTTCATCAGCTACGAGGTAGGGTAGGGCGAGGTGAGCATCAGTCCTACTGTATCTTAATAGCTGATCCAAAGTCTGAGATAGGTATGGAACGCATGAGGATTATGAAGGAAACCAGTGACGGCTTTGAGCTAGCTCAACAGGATTTGGAGCTACGCGGACCAGGGGACTTCTTCGGAACAAAGCAAAGCGGTTTGCCAGAATTTGTCTTTGGAGACATGATTCATGATTATCGGATTCTTGAGATTGCTAGAGATGATGCAGCTAAGCTTGTTCAAAGTGATGCATTCTGGCAGGAGCAAATATATCCGCAGTTGCTAGAGTACCTTGTTCATGAAGGTGTTTTGGATAGTGAAACACTGGACTAAGACAATTTGGGATGCAAATAAAGTGAAATGTACGGAAAGAGAACAAGGATATTAAGAATACCTCCTCGAAGTATTATGAAATAATGTTATGTCTAAAAATAATTACGATAGTAGGGGTCTTAGATCTAAATTATGCCAGAAGTAAAATTATTTATTAATCGGGAGGCATCAACCAATGTTTGAAAGCCTCCTCACACTTTAAAAAGCATAAAAGAGCATTTGTTTTTGGATTGGACTTATAACTCAAATGCTATAGAAGGAAATGCATTAACACTATCAGAGAAAAAAGTAGCATTTGGAGTTGATGAAACAGGGTTACCCACCGATTATTATCGAAAAAGTAAATAGATTACAATATTATATAGCACTTGATATAGCCCATGCCACTGGTAACTATGAAGATTTTATACAAATAGTAGTGGAAGGGCTAGATAGAGTATTTGATCTCTATTTTAAAGTTATTTAGTACTATAATTTCGCACTGTGATGAGACCTCTACTAATGTAAAGCTTAACATTGGTTCATCATTGTATTAAGATCAAGAGTTATAAAAGGAACGAAGAGAATTAGGATTAAGATCACTCTTGAGATTTGGCGGGCTAAGCTACTTCACTTGCTAATCCTTATAAAGGTGGTCTTATTTTATTTATACATGCTCAGCTTTCATTCTGTTGTAAATAAATGGTTTGCTAATTCTATGGATAGTGCTATATACTAGTATTAGTACTTGGTACTAATACTTTGTGTCACAACATATATTTTACTAAGAAAAGTACCATAATAAGTAAATCAAACAAGTAATTTATGAGTAAGAAGATATATGTAAGTTGATGAAGGGCCTCAGATGCTAGGTGGTGACAAGATGGCTAAACGCTCTAAGAAGGAAAGACAGGATCTGCTTCTAGATACATTAAAAAAGAATCCCTTTATGACAGATGAGGAGTTATCTGAGCTGTTTCAGGTCAGTGTCCAAACGATTCGTTTGGATCGTTTAGAAAAAGCAATACCTGAGCTTAGAGAACGAATTAAAACGGTTGCTGAGCAAAATTATGATGAAGTGCGCTCTTTACTGGCTCATGAGGTTATTGGGGAAATTATAGATTTACAGCTTGACCAAAGCGCTATTTCTATATTAGATATCCGATCGGAGCATGTATTTACAAGAAACCAAATCGCACGGGGTCATCATTTGTTTGCTCAAGCTAATTCATTAGCTGTAGCGATTATCAATGATGAGCTCGCTTTAACTGCGTCTGCTGAGATTCGCTTCTTACGTGCGGTAAAACTAGGTGAGCGGGTTGTTGCCAAAGCGAAGGTTGAAGAAAAAGCAGAGGATCGGACAAAGGTGCAGGTAGAATCCTATATTGGGGAAGAATTAGTTTTTTCAGGTCGCTTCATCGTTTTCCGTAGTGATCATCAAAGAACCTAAAATTAAGGAGCTGGCAGCTACAATGAAAATTGCTCTGGATGCTATGGGTGGGGATCACGCTCCAAAATCAATCGTTGATGGAGCCCTTTTAGCCCTTGAGGAATTTAAGGATATTGAACTTGTTTTAGTAGGGAAGGAGCAGGAGATTCTGGCTCACCTTCCCGAGTCTACAGATCGTTCAAGAGTACAAATCGTGCATACTGAAGAAGTCATTGAAACAGATGAGGAGCCTGTTAAAGCGGTAAGGCGCAAGAAGGATTCCTCTTTAGTTACAGCCACTAGACTTGTTAAGGAGAAAGAGGTTCAAGCCTGTATATCAGCAGGGAATACAGGAGCCTATATGACAGCAGGCTTATTAGTAACTGGTCGAATTAAGGGAATAGAGCGTCCTGCTTTAGCTACGTATTTCCCTACAGTATCGGGGAAGTTTTGCTTAGTGCTAGACGTAGGAGCGAACCTAGAGGCGAAACCGAGTCACTTGCTGCAATATGCTCAAATGGGCTTAATCTATGCAGAAAACGTGATGGGTATTTCCAATCCTAAGGTTGGATTGCTGAATGTCGGTACTGAGGACGGCAAAGGAAATGATTTGTCTAAGCAGACATTTGCTTTATTAAAGGATCATATTCCTCAATTTCACGGCAATGTTGAAGCAAGAGACGTTCCTTTTGGAGTGACAGATGTCGTGGTGTGTGACGGTTTTTCCGGTAATGTCTTGCTTAAGACGGCGGAGGGAACAGGTGGAGCTATCTTTGCCATGCTAAAAGAGGAGCTTACCAAAAACCTAGCAAATAAGCTCGCTACGCTAGTTTTGAAATCTAGCTTTAAAAAAATTAAAAAATCCATGGATTACGCTGAATATGGTGGTGTTCCGCTACTAGGCTTAGCAGGAGGCTGTATTAAAGCCCATGGCTCATCAGAGGGATATGCCATTAAAAACGCAATCGCTCAGGCAAGAGAGTTTATTCAGCAGGACGTGCTTGAAGCTATTCAAAGCGCGGTACAGAAAGAGAGTGAAGAACAGTGATCAATCAAGCGGTAGGGATTCTTGGAACAGGCTCATTTATGCCTGAAAAAGTATTAACAAATGCAGATTTAGAAAAAATGGTGGATACGTCCGATGAGTGGATTATTACACGAACAGGGATACGCGAAAGAAGAGTGGCCGATGAGCATACAGCTTCTTCTGATCTTGCCTATGAAGCGAGCTTAAAAGCGCTGGAAAACTCGGGCGTAAAAGCTGAGGATATAGATGTCATTATTGTAGCTACAGTAACTCCAGATATGTCTTTTCCATCTACGGCTTGTATTTTACAGGAGAAGTTAGGAGCGAAAAAAGCGGCTGCTTTTGATCTGTCTGCTGCTTGCTCTGGCTTTTTATATGGAGTAACGACGGCTGCTCAATTTATCCAAAATGGTTTGTATAAGCATGCTTTAATTGTTGGAGTAGAGTGTCTATCCAAAATTACAAACTGGGAAGACCGCAATACCTGTGTCTTATTTGGTGATGGGGCTGGAGCCGTAGTAATGGGGCCAACGGAAGAAGGATATGGGTTTTTATCCTATGAGCTTGGAGCTGATGGTAGTGGTGGTCCTTTGCTTCAGCAGCCAGGAGGAGGATCTCGTAATCCGTTATCCCCTACTTTGTTAGAAAATGACATGCAATATATTAAAATGAGCGGTGGAGATGTGTTTAAGTTTGCTGTACGAGTGATGGAGCAGGTATCTGAGTCGGTGATTGAAAAAGCTGGACTAAAGAAAGAGGATGTATCCTTACTTGTTCCTCACCAAGCGAATCTTCGAATCATTGATGCTGCACGGAAACGGTTAGATCTAGATACAGATCGTGTCGTGATTAATTTAGATAGGTATGGGAATATGTCTTCAGCCTCTATTCCTGTTGCGTTAGACGAAGCGATAAAAGAAGGCAGAGTTAAAAAAGGTGATGTACTTGTTCTTGTCGGTTTTGGCGGAGGTTTAACCTGGGGTGGTAGTGTCATTCGTTGGAATATGTAGACATTACAAATGGAATTATGAACAACCATCGTGGATTAGAAAGTGAGGAAATAAACGTGAGTAAAACAGCTTTTATCTTTCCCGGTCAAGGCTCACAGCATGTTGGCATGGGACTTGAGCTTGCTGAGCATTATCCTGAAGCGAAGGAAATCTTTGAACAAGCGGATAACGCATTAGGTTATTCATTATCTAAGCTATGCTTTGAAGGACCAGAAGAGGATTTGAAGCTTACCTATCATACACAACCAGCTATCTTAACAACGAGTATCGCTTTTTATGAAGTGTTCAAAAAGCATACTCAGAAGCCTACGTATGTTGCGGGCCATAGCCTAGGAGAATATTCTGCTCTTGTGGCAGCAGAAGCGTTAGCTTTTGAGGATGCTGTTCAAATCGTACGTAAGCGTGGACAGTTTATGGACGAAGCGGTTCCGGCAGGCGAAGGAGCTATGGCTGCCGTTATAGGTGGTGAACGCGAGGTTATTGGGCAAATATGTGAGGAGATCACTTTGACAGGTAACTCCGTACAAATGGCCAATATGAACTGTCCAGGTCAAATTGTTATATCTGGAACGAAGGAAGGCGTTGAGCAAGCTGGAGTTAAGCTTAAGGAAGCAGGAGGAGTACGTCGGGTGATTCCTCTAGTTGTAAGTGGACCGTTCCATTCTGATCTGATGAAGCCTGCTGCTAGTAAGCTGTCCCATGTGTTAGAGGGGACAACGTTCCAAACGGCGAAGGTTCCTGTAGTCACCAATGTGGATGCACGTCCAGTCATGCTCGGTGAAGATATTGAACATGCCTTAGTCGAACAGGTTTTTTCTCCGGTTTTATGGGAGGACTCCATCCAATGGATGATTGAAGCAGGGGTAAGTACGTTTATCGAAATTGGCCCTGGTCAAGTACTGTCAGGGTTGGTGAAAAAGATCAACAAGGAAGTGACCCATTATTCTGTCTCTGATCTAGCATCACTTGAAAAGGCTATACAATCTCAAGGCTGATAAAGAATACATTGTTAGTTTTATATGAAAAAGGAGGGGACAAATGTGAGCTTACAAGGAAAAGTAGCTCTTGTCACAGGTGGGGCACGCGGAATCGGACGTGCGATCTCACTGGAGCTAGCCAAGGCTGGTGCTGATGTAGCCATTAACTATGGCGGTAGTGAGGCTGCGGCTGTTGAGCTTGTAAAGGAAATTGAAGCGCTTGGACAAAAAGCTTTAGCGATTCAAGCCAATGTTGCTGAATCCGAAAGTGTCCAAGCTATGGTTAAACAAGTAGTAGAGCATTTTGGACAGTTAGATATTCTAGTAAATAACGCAGGAATTACTCGAGACAATCTACTGATGAGAATGAAGGAAGAGGAATGGGATGACGTGATTAACGTCAACCTAAAGGGCGTATTTAACTGTATCAAAGCGGTTACTCGTCAAATGATGAAGCAACGCTCTGGCCGGATGATTAATATCTCCTCTGTTGTTGGAGTGCTTGGAAACCCTGGGCAAGCAAATTATGTAGCGGCGAAGGCGGGAGTCATCGGCTTAACGAAAACAACGGCTCGTGAACTAGCTTCAAGAGGAATTACCGTTAATGCGATTGCACCAGGATTTATTGAAACGGAAATGACAGCTAAGCTAGGTGAGGACATTCAGGAGGGCATTTTATCTCAAATTCCACTTGCCCGGTTAGGTCAGGCTGAAGAAATTGCGAAGGCTGTTCGTTTTCTGGCATCTGATGATGCCGCTTATATTACCGGTCAAACCCTACATGTTGATGGCGGAATGGCGATGCCGTAATGTAACAATTTCTGCGTTGCAGTTGTCGAGTAAAAAAAAATGGGCAATGATTGTACTAAGTAGCTTTTTCTAATATAATCTGTGAGAGGAGGTGAGCAAGCGTGGCAGAAGTTTTTGATCGTGTAAAAAAGATTATCGTTGACCGTCTCGATGTAGATGAGGCTGAAGTTAAGCTTGAAGCGTCCTTCAAGGATGATCTAGGTGCTGATTCTTTAGATGTTGTTGAATTAGTGATGGAGCTTGAAGACGAATTTGATCTTGAAATTTCAGATGAAGAGGCAGAAAAAATTTCTACAGTAGGTGAGGTTGTGACCTACATAGAGGCTAATCAATAAGATCTGAAAATAGAAAATGGATAAGTCCCGTATTTGCGGGACTTGTCCTTTTAGAATCAATATGAATAGATAATACTATATAAAAAATTGAAATCATACAGACTGATCTGTTCTATA
This portion of the Bacillus horti genome encodes:
- the sdaAB gene encoding L-serine ammonia-lyase, iron-sulfur-dependent subunit beta, which gives rise to MKYRTVFDIIGPIMIGPSSSHTAGAARIGKVARNIFGRKPERAEITFYGSFAQTYKGHGTEVATIGGILDLDTHDEGIIRAKELAQEQGIDISVKTSEEETEHPNTAKIKLFDQQGDIEIVGISIGGGNIEIISMNGFNLRLSGHHPALLVLHEDRYGMIAAVSNILSKYQVNIGHMEVARKSKGSEALMAIESDQQIPDELLEEIRQIPFILTVTRLQA
- the sdaAA gene encoding L-serine ammonia-lyase, iron-sulfur-dependent, subunit alpha; this encodes MKTFKNVAELLTICQEEQKKIADVMIEQEIEISGKSREEIWTQMEKAFEIMEKAVHRGITEDVRSHSGLTGGAGKKLQEYIATGNFLSGETVLDAVSKAMATNEVNAAMGTICATPTAGAAGIVPGCLFSVSQKLNATREQQIEFLFTSGAIGYVIANNAFIAGATGGCQAETGSASAMAAAAIVEMAGGTPEQSSHAMAIALQNMLGLVCDPVAGLVEVPCVKRNAIGASIAMVAADMALAGITFIIPADEVIDAMYKIGKVMPHTLKETALGGLAATPTGKALEAKVFGAKPN
- the recG gene encoding ATP-dependent DNA helicase RecG — its product is MKHPLQQSITTLQGVGEERASDLSLLGVRTISDLLQYFPYKHEDRRIRDLTEVGHEEKVTIEGQIHSEPAVRFYGRKKSRMTVRVLVDNRYLVTCILFNRHFAKKQFTIGKTAFFTGKLDKHRMQLTVQDYSFQPKRQPDAEQDAGGIVPVYTVGEHVSTKFLHKLIEQALQKYQDHIVEILPNALIQKYKLMERRNAIKAIHLPQDMDEFKLAKRRMIYEEFFLFQLKMHALRRTKREQIEGVAHQIDTEQIQHFLSSLPYKLTNAQQNALQDITKDMTSTSAMNRLLQGDVGSGKTAVAAIALYASNTAGCQGAIMVPTEILAEQHYQSMQSFFKDTSVQIALLTGSSKAKERREILAGLQMGLIDIVIGTHALIQDTVVFSKLGLVVIDEQHRFGVEQRRKLRQKGTSPDVLFMTATPIPRTLAITAFGDMDVSVIDELPAGRKRIETYWVKPDMFDRALDFIRKELAAGRQAYFICPLIEESEKLDVQNAIDVHAQLTQALPQFKVALLHGRLHSDEKETVMREFSQNEAQLLVSTTVVEVGVNVPNATLMIVQDADRFGLSQLHQLRGRVGRGEHQSYCILIADPKSEIGMERMRIMKETSDGFELAQQDLELRGPGDFFGTKQSGLPEFVFGDMIHDYRILEIARDDAAKLVQSDAFWQEQIYPQLLEYLVHEGVLDSETLD
- the fapR gene encoding transcription factor FapR, whose protein sequence is MAKRSKKERQDLLLDTLKKNPFMTDEELSELFQVSVQTIRLDRLEKAIPELRERIKTVAEQNYDEVRSLLAHEVIGEIIDLQLDQSAISILDIRSEHVFTRNQIARGHHLFAQANSLAVAIINDELALTASAEIRFLRAVKLGERVVAKAKVEEKAEDRTKVQVESYIGEELVFSGRFIVFRSDHQRT
- the plsX gene encoding phosphate acyltransferase PlsX; its protein translation is MKIALDAMGGDHAPKSIVDGALLALEEFKDIELVLVGKEQEILAHLPESTDRSRVQIVHTEEVIETDEEPVKAVRRKKDSSLVTATRLVKEKEVQACISAGNTGAYMTAGLLVTGRIKGIERPALATYFPTVSGKFCLVLDVGANLEAKPSHLLQYAQMGLIYAENVMGISNPKVGLLNVGTEDGKGNDLSKQTFALLKDHIPQFHGNVEARDVPFGVTDVVVCDGFSGNVLLKTAEGTGGAIFAMLKEELTKNLANKLATLVLKSSFKKIKKSMDYAEYGGVPLLGLAGGCIKAHGSSEGYAIKNAIAQAREFIQQDVLEAIQSAVQKESEEQ
- a CDS encoding beta-ketoacyl-ACP synthase III — translated: MPEKVLTNADLEKMVDTSDEWIITRTGIRERRVADEHTASSDLAYEASLKALENSGVKAEDIDVIIVATVTPDMSFPSTACILQEKLGAKKAAAFDLSAACSGFLYGVTTAAQFIQNGLYKHALIVGVECLSKITNWEDRNTCVLFGDGAGAVVMGPTEEGYGFLSYELGADGSGGPLLQQPGGGSRNPLSPTLLENDMQYIKMSGGDVFKFAVRVMEQVSESVIEKAGLKKEDVSLLVPHQANLRIIDAARKRLDLDTDRVVINLDRYGNMSSASIPVALDEAIKEGRVKKGDVLVLVGFGGGLTWGGSVIRWNM
- the fabD gene encoding ACP S-malonyltransferase; its protein translation is MSKTAFIFPGQGSQHVGMGLELAEHYPEAKEIFEQADNALGYSLSKLCFEGPEEDLKLTYHTQPAILTTSIAFYEVFKKHTQKPTYVAGHSLGEYSALVAAEALAFEDAVQIVRKRGQFMDEAVPAGEGAMAAVIGGEREVIGQICEEITLTGNSVQMANMNCPGQIVISGTKEGVEQAGVKLKEAGGVRRVIPLVVSGPFHSDLMKPAASKLSHVLEGTTFQTAKVPVVTNVDARPVMLGEDIEHALVEQVFSPVLWEDSIQWMIEAGVSTFIEIGPGQVLSGLVKKINKEVTHYSVSDLASLEKAIQSQG
- the fabG gene encoding 3-oxoacyl-[acyl-carrier-protein] reductase, translating into MSLQGKVALVTGGARGIGRAISLELAKAGADVAINYGGSEAAAVELVKEIEALGQKALAIQANVAESESVQAMVKQVVEHFGQLDILVNNAGITRDNLLMRMKEEEWDDVINVNLKGVFNCIKAVTRQMMKQRSGRMINISSVVGVLGNPGQANYVAAKAGVIGLTKTTARELASRGITVNAIAPGFIETEMTAKLGEDIQEGILSQIPLARLGQAEEIAKAVRFLASDDAAYITGQTLHVDGGMAMP
- the acpP gene encoding acyl carrier protein, encoding MAEVFDRVKKIIVDRLDVDEAEVKLEASFKDDLGADSLDVVELVMELEDEFDLEISDEEAEKISTVGEVVTYIEANQ